One window from the genome of Artemia franciscana chromosome 12, ASM3288406v1, whole genome shotgun sequence encodes:
- the LOC136033510 gene encoding LOW QUALITY PROTEIN: zinc finger protein 227-like (The sequence of the model RefSeq protein was modified relative to this genomic sequence to represent the inferred CDS: inserted 1 base in 1 codon) — protein MGETRRCPICLCECIGDIKQHLTIKGHFSSTLSEVDLLKNTLLVDSKNLSPNGCSNSHESEAKSLENREIFSNSDFLSKNHRKLERHPKKNTRKKLDKCDVSKKRFSNSSNLIGHQRVHTAEKPFKCDVCKKGFSHSSSLNLHQRLHTCEKPFKCDVCKKGFSHSSSLNLHQRLHTGEKPFKCDVCNKGFSQSGHLIAHQRTHTERTRGEKLFKCDVCNKGFSQSGHLIAHQRTRTGEKPFKCDVCKKDFSHSSSLNNHQRLHTGEKPFKCDVCKKGFSHSSSLNLHQRLHTGEKPFKCDVCNKGFSQSGHLIAHQRTRTGEKPFKCDVCKKDFSHSSSLNNHQRLHTGEKPFKCDVCKKGFSHSSSLNLHQRLHTGEKPFKCDVCNKGFSQSGHLIAHXRTHTGEKPFKCDVCKKDFSHSSSLNNHQRLHTGEKPFKCDVCNKGFSQSGHLIAHQRTHTGKKLFKCDVCNKYFSQSSSLNRHQRLHTGEKLFKCDVCNKYFSQSSSLNRHQRLHTGEKLFKCDVCNKCFSQSSTLIAHQRTHTGGKLFKFDVYNKGFS, from the exons ATGGGAGAAACAAGACGATGCCCCATTTGTTTGTGTGAATGTATTGGTGATATAAAACAACATCTAACTATAAAAGGTCACTTTTCATCGACCCTGTCAGAAGTAGACCTACTGAAAAATACATTGCTAGTGGATTCAAAGAATCTGTCCCCTAACGGTTGCTCAAATTCACATGAATCAGAAGCgaaaagcttagaaaatcgggaaatattttctaatagtGACTTTCTCAGTAAAAACCATCGAAAATTAGAAAgacatccaaaaaaaaatacgaggAAAAAACTAGATAAGTGTGATGTAAGCAAGAAGCGCTTTTCTAATTCAAGCAATTTGATTGGGCACCAGAGAGTGCATACAgctgaaaaaccgtttaaatgtgacgtatgtaaAAAAGGCTTTTCTCATTCAAGCAGTTTGAATCTGCACCAAAGACTCCATACTtgtgaaaaaccgtttaaatgtgacgtatgtaaAAAAGGCTTTTCTCATTCAAGCAGTTTGAATCTGCACCAAAGACTCCATACtggtgaaaaaccgtttaaatgtgacgtatgtaacaAAGGCTTTTCTCAATCCGGCCATTTGATTGCACACCAGAGAACGCACACAg AACGCACACGAGgtgaaaaactgtttaaatgtgacgtatgtaacaAAGGCTTTTCTCAATCCGGCCATCTGATTGCACACCAGAGAACGCGcacaggtgaaaaaccgtttaaatgtgacgtatgtaaAAAAGACTTTTCTCATTCAAGCAGTTTGAATAACCACCAAAGACTCCATACtggtgaaaaaccgtttaaatgtgacgtatgtaaAAAAGGCTTTTCTCATTCAAGCAGTTTGAATCTGCACCAAAGACTCCATACtggtgaaaaaccgtttaaatgtgacgtatgtaacaAAGGCTTTTCTCAATCCGGCCATCTGATTGCACACCAGAGAACGCGcacaggtgaaaaaccgtttaaatgtgacgtatgtaaAAAAGACTTTTCTCATTCAAGCAGTTTGAATAACCACCAAAGACTCCATACtggtgaaaaaccgtttaaatgtgacgtatgtaaAAAAGGCTTTTCTCATTCAAGCAGTTTGAATCTGCACCAAAGACTCCATACtggtgaaaaaccgtttaaatgtgacgtatgtaacaAAGGCTTTTCTCAATCCGGCCATTTGATTGCAC CAAGAACGCacacaggtgaaaaaccgtttaaatgtgacgtatgtaaAAAAGACTTTTCTCATTCAAGCAGTTTGAATAACCACCAAAGACTCCATACtggtgaaaaaccgtttaaatgtgacgtatgtaacaAAGGCTTTTCTCAATCCGGCCATTTGATTGCACACCAGAGAACGCACACAggtaaaaaactgtttaaatgcGATGTGtgtaacaaatatttttctcaatCAAGCAGTTTGAATCGGCACCAAAGACTACATACAGgtgaaaaactgtttaaatgCGATGTGtgtaacaaatatttttctcaatCAAGCAGTTTGAATCGGCACCAAAGACTACATACAGgtgaaaaactgtttaaatgtGATGTGTGTAACAAATGCTTTTCTCAATCAAGCACTTTGATTGCACACCAGAGAACACACACAGGTGGAAAACTGTTTAAATTTGACGTATATAACAAAGGCTTTTCCTAA